The following coding sequences lie in one Lolium perenne isolate Kyuss_39 chromosome 2, Kyuss_2.0, whole genome shotgun sequence genomic window:
- the LOC127321956 gene encoding uncharacterized protein, with product MNKPKIKIPFNVYGQPIGPDATEFANFIGTLVRKHIPPKTIDWRDVDEEKKLLVWDHLQAFYELDSTALKYVINTSQRKWKEWKADLKKTKFDPELTDEELMPRCDDRISEADWKDLLKYWRSPEFEVRSSTAKENRAKSTVPHTAGSKSHARVTQEMADELGYAPRRDEVYIRTHTLKKGPQKGQHVQQAAPIINKLLQAVDEHPDWKEKSLKEGDLFARAVGMKEPRGRIRVLGLGPTPQDVGTPDTRGKVSTRVLVEMVARREAEHRMNTLEDQMQQMREQMHKMQQMLASPGGRNLETPSSQDGSNSRQNSRIELGEDNDMEDDEEDEEDDYLQRRGVANLKDSLTHQDESLIGMDVLLYSWTGPESPVAKATVLSVDPDTLVGGEPLGPATYEVIVNVAIKRGATLPYQYDDLRYIGDAVTRSIAWPSSKMKPYKPAASGSSRR from the exons atgaataagccaaaaatcaaaaTTCCATTCAATGTGTATGGCCAGCCAATTGGGCCAGATGCAACTGAATTTGCCAATTTCATTGGCACTCTGGTCAGGAAGCATATACCACCCAAAACTATAGATTGGAGAGATGTTGATGAAGAAAAGAAGTTGCTAGTGTGGGATCACTTACAG GCATTTTATGAGCTGGACTCAACTGCTCTGAAATATGTCATTAACACTTCACAGAGAAAATGGAAGGAATGGAAGGCAGATTTAAAGAAGACAAAGTTTGATCCTGAATTGACTGATGAAGAGCTTATGCCTAGATGTGATGACAGAATTAGTGAAGCTGATTGGAAGGACCTTCTTAAATATTGGAGATCTCCTGAATTCGAA GTTCGCAGTTCTACAGCCAAAGAGAATCGCGCCAAGTCAACTGTGCCTCATACAGCTGGCAGCAAGAGTCATGCCCGTGTTACCCAAGAAATG GCTGATGAACTTGGATATGCTCCTCGGAGAGATGAAGTGTATATCAGAACACATACGCTCAAGAAAGGACCTCAAAAAGGACAACACGTGCAACAGGCAGCTCCAATTATT AATAAACTCCTCCAGGCAGTTGATGAACACCCTGACTGGAAGGAAAAAAGTTTGAAAGAAGGTGATCTGTTTGCACGAGCTGTTGGAATGAAAGAGCCAAGGGGTCGTATCCGTGTATTAGGTCTAGGGCCGACACCTCAAGATGTGGGCACACCGGATACACGGGGTAAAGTGAGTACAAGGGTTCTAGTTGAAATGGTAGCTCGTCGAGAAGCTGAACACCGGATGAACACTTTGGAGGACCAGATGCAACAAATGCGGGAACAAATGCATAAGATGCAACAAATGTTAGCTTCACCAGGAGGGCGTAATTTGGAGACTCCCAGCTCGCAAGATGGTTCTAATTCTCGACAA AACTCAAGAATTGAACTTGGGGAAGATAAtgacatggaagatgatgaagaggACGAGGAAGATGACTATCTTCAGAGAAGAGGTGTTGCAAATCTAAAAGACTCTTTAACACACCAAGATGAAAGCCTT ATAGGGATGGATGTGCTTCTATACTCTTGGACTGGTCCTGAATCTCCTGTTGCTAAGGCAACAGTTCTCTCAGTTGATCCAGACACACttgtgggtggggagccccttgggCCTGCGACTTATGAGGTAATTGTGAATGTTGCGATTAAAAGGGGTGCTACGCTGCCATATCAGTATGATGATTTAAGATACATCGGTGATGCTGTCACAAGGTCCATTGCATGGCCATCTAGCAAG ATGAAGCCCTACAAACCAGCAGCGTCTGGCTCATCTCGTCGCTGA